One window of the Granulicella arctica genome contains the following:
- a CDS encoding sensor histidine kinase: MTQADPKLILITLLVELGVAAAVSTTLGRAVTFKNALLATNRTLRQTLVLVGMLCIPLTLGVWIRATVPNFLAADISFEATILLGVLIGPLAAMGGGALLAVPAVLHHEYWALPVNLAVGAIAGAFGRFAEREDVWSFSPMIDLSVYRWVTRNLRQPRLDRQILLLVLVMVLQFATSMLSRFYPRYYFDLHSTNWWVELAICACAPIVVGVPLKIWNAIRTERKLEEQGRLLMEARLDALQRQINPHFLFNTLNSITSLVRSEPELAREMIVKLASILRMLLQEREAFVPFREELEFTDDYLGIEVVRFGEKLQVVKEIAEDTLDIVVPSMLLQPLIENSIKHGLEPRISGGTVTLRSRIVGGRLLVEVEDDGVGMAPERNGPSPVSGLVRPGTGIGMKNVRERMEVLYGPGATLEVVSRPGRGTKVTLLMPIVEAGAQNWSQVRTEALGAANHLLESAVRAVTRG, translated from the coding sequence GTGACGCAGGCTGATCCGAAGCTGATTTTGATTACGTTGCTGGTGGAGCTGGGTGTGGCGGCGGCGGTGTCGACTACGCTTGGGCGGGCGGTGACGTTCAAGAATGCGCTGCTGGCTACGAACCGGACGTTGCGGCAGACGCTGGTCCTGGTGGGGATGCTCTGCATCCCGCTGACGCTGGGGGTGTGGATCCGGGCTACGGTTCCTAATTTTCTAGCGGCGGATATCTCGTTTGAGGCGACGATTCTGCTGGGCGTGCTGATTGGACCGCTGGCGGCTATGGGAGGCGGTGCGCTGCTGGCTGTGCCGGCAGTGCTGCATCACGAGTACTGGGCGCTCCCGGTGAACCTGGCGGTTGGTGCGATTGCCGGAGCGTTTGGAAGGTTTGCGGAGCGGGAGGATGTGTGGTCCTTCTCGCCAATGATCGACCTGAGTGTTTACCGGTGGGTGACTCGAAATTTAAGGCAGCCGCGGCTGGACAGACAGATTCTGCTGCTCGTTTTGGTGATGGTGCTCCAGTTCGCGACGAGTATGCTGTCGCGGTTTTATCCGCGCTATTACTTCGATCTACATTCGACGAACTGGTGGGTAGAGCTGGCTATCTGCGCGTGTGCGCCAATCGTGGTCGGGGTTCCGCTGAAGATCTGGAACGCCATTCGGACGGAGCGGAAGCTGGAGGAGCAGGGCCGGCTGCTGATGGAAGCCCGGCTGGATGCGCTACAGCGACAGATCAATCCTCACTTCCTCTTCAATACATTGAACTCGATCACGTCGCTGGTGCGGTCGGAGCCGGAGCTGGCGCGGGAGATGATCGTGAAGCTGGCTAGCATTCTGCGGATGCTGCTGCAGGAGCGTGAGGCATTTGTTCCCTTTCGCGAGGAGCTTGAGTTCACGGATGATTATCTCGGGATCGAGGTCGTCCGGTTCGGCGAAAAGCTGCAGGTGGTGAAGGAGATTGCCGAGGATACGCTCGATATCGTCGTGCCGAGTATGCTGCTGCAACCATTGATCGAGAACAGCATCAAGCATGGCCTCGAGCCCCGTATCTCTGGCGGTACCGTAACACTGCGGAGCCGGATTGTGGGGGGACGCCTGCTGGTTGAAGTAGAAGACGACGGGGTTGGGATGGCTCCGGAGCGGAATGGACCTTCTCCTGTGAGTGGGCTGGTGCGGCCGGGGACGGGGATTGGGATGAAGAATGTTCGGGAGCGGATGGAGGTGCTGTATGGTCCTGGGGCGACGCTGGAGGTGGTGAGCCGGCCGGGGCGGGGGACTAAGGTGACGCTGCTGATGCCGATTGTGGAGGCAGGGGCGCAGAACTGGTCGCAGGTGCGGACAGAGGCGCTGGGAGCGGCGAATCATCTGCTGGAGAGTGCGGTGCGGGCGGTGACGCGAGGCTGA
- the ribA gene encoding GTP cyclohydrolase II codes for MPFASVLKVADADFPTRWGHFRILGFEGLIDHPIACNDDLPAPATRIESAVALVMGDIHAEPPIVRIHSQCLTGDVFHSLRCDCRQQLELAMALISETGTGILLYEQQEGRGIGLMAKLRAYELQDHGRDTIEANLELGYKADCRHYELPAEILKSLGLDAVRLITNNPEKVEALELAGITVTERISAEVPSEPTNELYLQTKREKMGHLVS; via the coding sequence ATGCCGTTCGCAAGCGTACTAAAGGTAGCCGATGCAGACTTCCCCACCCGCTGGGGCCACTTTCGCATCCTTGGGTTTGAAGGCCTTATCGATCACCCCATCGCCTGCAACGACGACCTCCCGGCCCCGGCCACCCGTATCGAGTCCGCCGTAGCGCTCGTCATGGGCGACATCCACGCCGAACCGCCCATCGTCCGCATCCACTCGCAGTGCCTCACCGGGGACGTCTTCCATTCCCTCCGCTGCGACTGCCGCCAGCAGCTTGAGCTCGCCATGGCCCTCATCTCAGAGACCGGCACCGGCATCCTTCTCTACGAACAGCAGGAAGGACGCGGCATCGGCCTCATGGCCAAGCTCCGCGCCTACGAGCTTCAGGACCACGGTCGCGACACCATCGAAGCCAATCTCGAGCTTGGCTACAAGGCAGATTGCCGCCACTACGAGCTACCCGCCGAGATCCTCAAGTCCCTCGGCCTCGACGCCGTTCGCCTCATCACCAACAACCCCGAGAAGGTGGAGGCCCTCGAACTGGCAGGCATCACCGTCACCGAACGCATCTCCGCCGAGGTCCCAAGCGAGCCCACCAACGAGCTCTACCTCCAGACCAAGCGCGAAAAGATGGGCCACCTCGTCAGCTAA
- a CDS encoding substrate-binding domain-containing protein, translating to MALGAGLLASTGCQRYSKSETYYLVSNNLKVNYWKTANAGFSAAATALGVTARLVGPDSFDPHAEETAFEQAVAAKPAGILISVPDATLMTSEINTAIAAGIPVMTMDSDAPGSGRLTFVGTNNLEAGRLGGERLIFKLEGKGNVVFFSNPGQPNLDERLKGYKDVFASHPEIKIVEVFDMHGDSRTAFDEAQKLLAKTGKDKINAFVSLESSSGKDVAEAVHRAVGDKPDPTAPTVVAMDVDDATLNLINLGEIDSTISQRPYTMGYVGLKLLADLHHALPPKFATDYASDPHSPYPVFIDTGTALVDPTNVDKYTKANADAAK from the coding sequence ATGGCACTTGGAGCTGGGCTGCTGGCGAGTACGGGCTGCCAACGCTACAGCAAGTCGGAGACCTACTATTTGGTCTCCAATAACCTCAAGGTGAACTACTGGAAGACGGCCAATGCTGGCTTTTCGGCAGCGGCTACCGCACTTGGCGTAACGGCAAGACTGGTGGGCCCGGACTCATTCGATCCCCATGCGGAGGAGACGGCGTTCGAGCAGGCGGTGGCTGCGAAGCCGGCGGGCATCCTGATCTCGGTGCCGGACGCGACGCTGATGACGTCCGAGATCAACACAGCCATTGCCGCAGGCATTCCGGTGATGACGATGGATTCGGATGCGCCGGGAAGCGGTCGGTTGACGTTTGTGGGAACCAACAATCTTGAGGCTGGACGGCTCGGCGGGGAGCGACTGATCTTCAAACTGGAAGGCAAGGGCAACGTCGTCTTCTTCTCGAACCCCGGGCAGCCCAATCTGGATGAGCGTCTGAAGGGATACAAGGATGTCTTTGCGAGCCATCCCGAGATCAAGATTGTGGAGGTCTTCGATATGCATGGGGACTCGCGGACGGCCTTCGACGAAGCGCAGAAGCTGCTGGCGAAGACGGGCAAGGACAAGATCAATGCCTTTGTGAGTCTTGAATCATCCTCTGGCAAGGACGTCGCGGAGGCGGTTCATCGGGCTGTGGGAGATAAGCCGGATCCGACGGCGCCGACGGTTGTCGCGATGGATGTGGATGATGCGACGCTGAACCTGATCAACCTGGGGGAGATCGATTCGACGATCTCGCAGCGTCCGTACACGATGGGGTACGTGGGGCTGAAGCTGCTTGCGGACCTTCATCATGCGCTTCCGCCAAAGTTCGCTACGGACTACGCAAGCGATCCGCATTCGCCGTATCCCGTGTTTATTGATACAGGCACGGCGCTGGTTGATCCTACGAACGTGGATAAGTATACGAAGGCAAATGCGGATGCAGCCAAGTAG
- a CDS encoding DinB family protein codes for MVEPWLRGTLTEVDAVRRQVLHALELTSEDVERWCVGLTDDEINARPFGLPPVAFHLRHIARSLDRLLTYEAGGQLTEAQMRRLGSEMEPNALTEQVLGEVRAVLAQASERIGMIEPGEYEEVRGVGRAMLPSTVGGLMVHCAEHSQRHAGQAITTAKMVRGMRTALIT; via the coding sequence ATGGTTGAGCCGTGGTTGCGCGGAACATTGACGGAGGTGGATGCGGTGCGGCGGCAGGTGCTACATGCGCTCGAACTGACCTCGGAGGACGTGGAGCGGTGGTGCGTGGGTTTGACGGATGACGAGATCAACGCGCGGCCCTTCGGGCTACCGCCGGTGGCCTTCCATCTGCGACATATTGCGAGGAGTCTTGACCGACTGCTGACCTACGAGGCGGGCGGACAACTTACCGAGGCCCAGATGCGTAGGCTGGGAAGCGAGATGGAGCCAAACGCTTTGACGGAGCAGGTGCTGGGCGAGGTGCGTGCGGTGCTGGCACAGGCGTCTGAACGAATCGGGATGATCGAACCGGGGGAGTATGAGGAAGTTCGTGGGGTGGGTCGCGCGATGCTGCCGAGTACGGTCGGCGGCCTGATGGTCCACTGCGCGGAGCATTCGCAGCGGCATGCGGGGCAGGCAATTACGACGGCAAAGATGGTGAGGGGGATGCGGACGGCTCTAATCACTTAG
- a CDS encoding glycine betaine ABC transporter substrate-binding protein has protein sequence MKASVVLRAAAVAVWLASIVGCAPPRSSRITIGAKNFTEQVVLGELLAQEIEATTGQRVNRRFYLAGSYICQQALISGRIDGYVEYTGTALTAILKQPLPPIAQRDPATVLRQVTDLYASRYKVSVGPPMGFEDTFAMVIRGDDARRLGIRTISDAIKPATNWRLGVGYEFEERPDGLKGLEAEYGLHFAGLPRVMDLGLLYRVLSQRQVDMVAGNSTDGPIRALGFVVLADDKHYFPPYEAVPVVLADSLRRHPEIKVAEDRLAGKVSADEVRAMNDAVDGQHRDVGDVVREFRNRKGL, from the coding sequence ATGAAGGCTTCGGTCGTCCTTCGAGCAGCGGCCGTTGCGGTTTGGCTTGCCTCTATTGTCGGATGTGCCCCGCCGAGGTCGTCGCGGATCACGATTGGGGCAAAAAACTTTACTGAGCAGGTGGTGCTCGGCGAACTGTTGGCGCAGGAGATTGAGGCCACGACTGGCCAGCGGGTGAACCGGCGCTTCTACCTTGCGGGCAGCTATATCTGTCAGCAGGCGCTGATCAGCGGACGGATCGACGGCTACGTGGAGTACACCGGGACAGCTCTCACGGCGATCCTCAAACAACCGCTGCCGCCGATCGCGCAGCGCGATCCGGCGACCGTTCTGCGGCAGGTGACCGACCTTTATGCCAGCCGATACAAGGTCAGCGTCGGTCCGCCGATGGGCTTCGAGGATACCTTCGCGATGGTTATTCGCGGCGATGATGCGCGACGACTCGGCATCAGGACGATCAGTGATGCCATCAAGCCAGCCACGAACTGGCGGCTTGGGGTCGGCTATGAGTTCGAGGAACGGCCCGACGGTCTGAAGGGACTCGAGGCCGAGTATGGCCTGCACTTTGCCGGACTGCCGCGCGTCATGGATCTGGGCCTGCTCTATCGTGTGCTGTCGCAGAGGCAGGTGGATATGGTCGCTGGAAACTCGACAGACGGCCCCATCCGGGCGCTTGGCTTCGTGGTGCTCGCGGATGATAAGCACTACTTTCCGCCGTATGAGGCCGTGCCGGTGGTGTTGGCCGACTCGCTTCGGCGGCATCCGGAGATCAAGGTGGCGGAGGATCGGCTGGCGGGGAAGGTGTCGGCGGATGAGGTCAGGGCGATGAACGATGCGGTCGATGGACAGCATCGCGACGTTGGCGACGTAGTGCGGGAGTTTCGGAATCGGAAAGGGCTGTAG
- a CDS encoding ABC transporter permease: MHFLKSHAWEIGRLTFEHLWLTLFAMLLAAAIGLPLGIVLTRKPRLAKPVIALANIIQVVPSLALFGLLLPVPWLGENAARLAILALTGYALLPILRNTYAGIGSVDPALIDVANALGMNQMQRLIKVELPLAASVILAGLRTATVTCVGVATIAAAIGAGGLGELIFRGVASVDNGLVLAGAIPAALLALLADTGLGWLEKRLAVRRV; this comes from the coding sequence ATCCACTTCTTAAAGTCTCACGCCTGGGAGATTGGCCGATTGACGTTTGAGCATCTCTGGTTGACACTCTTCGCAATGCTGCTTGCAGCTGCAATCGGACTTCCCCTTGGAATCGTCCTCACCCGCAAACCCAGATTGGCTAAGCCCGTCATCGCGCTCGCCAACATCATTCAGGTGGTGCCAAGTCTCGCGCTCTTTGGACTCCTCCTCCCGGTGCCGTGGCTCGGCGAGAACGCCGCAAGGCTGGCGATTCTGGCGCTTACAGGCTATGCGCTGCTGCCTATTCTGCGGAATACCTATGCGGGGATCGGCAGTGTTGATCCAGCACTTATTGATGTAGCCAATGCACTTGGAATGAATCAGATGCAGCGACTTATCAAAGTAGAACTTCCCCTCGCAGCGAGTGTCATCCTAGCCGGGCTACGCACCGCAACTGTAACCTGCGTCGGTGTAGCAACCATCGCGGCTGCGATCGGAGCGGGCGGGTTGGGCGAGTTGATCTTCCGTGGCGTGGCCTCGGTCGATAACGGGTTGGTACTGGCCGGAGCAATTCCTGCCGCCCTCCTCGCCTTGCTCGCCGATACCGGGTTGGGATGGTTGGAGAAGCGCCTGGCGGTTCGGCGCGTATGA
- a CDS encoding ATP-binding cassette domain-containing protein — MVGVEFAKVSYTLADGRCLLRDVSLQLQEGTTTALLGRSGSGKTTLLRMVNGLVMPTAGQVFIEGKAVENGDLTALRRSIGYVIQENGLFPHMTVERNAGMALELADRPKSEIASRVDEVAKLVGMDFEQFRARYPWQLSGGQRQRVGLARALATDPAVLLMDEPFGALDPMTRAEMQTMVLALFKRVRKTVLLVTHDLDEALYLAQRVIFLADGQVIADLPAGEVLQSQDERVRAYVQAVHRAVPA, encoded by the coding sequence ATGGTCGGCGTAGAGTTCGCGAAGGTGAGCTATACATTGGCAGATGGGCGATGCCTTTTGCGCGACGTCTCGTTGCAGCTTCAGGAAGGAACAACGACAGCCCTTCTTGGGCGCAGCGGTTCTGGCAAAACGACTCTCCTGCGCATGGTCAACGGACTTGTCATGCCGACTGCTGGACAAGTTTTCATCGAAGGAAAAGCTGTGGAAAACGGCGACCTAACCGCGCTGCGCCGTTCAATCGGCTACGTCATTCAGGAGAACGGACTCTTTCCGCACATGACCGTCGAGCGGAACGCCGGGATGGCGCTTGAGCTTGCCGACCGCCCCAAGTCTGAGATCGCGAGCCGTGTCGACGAGGTCGCGAAGTTGGTCGGAATGGACTTCGAGCAGTTCCGCGCGCGCTACCCTTGGCAGCTTTCCGGCGGCCAGCGGCAAAGGGTTGGACTGGCCCGGGCGCTGGCCACTGATCCTGCAGTTCTGCTGATGGACGAACCCTTCGGTGCGCTCGATCCGATGACGCGGGCCGAGATGCAGACCATGGTGCTTGCTCTCTTCAAGCGCGTCAGGAAGACGGTGTTGCTCGTCACACACGATCTCGACGAAGCGCTCTATCTTGCGCAACGGGTTATCTTTCTTGCCGATGGGCAGGTGATCGCGGACCTACCTGCGGGTGAGGTTCTCCAGTCGCAGGACGAGCGTGTGAGGGCATATGTGCAGGCGGTTCACCGGGCGGTTCCGGCTTGA
- a CDS encoding ATP-binding protein gives MRRRPRRGPNESESTGKIGQELPANQLAPLRPTYPEAAPTRESAPEPETPAAPETAAAPAPPAAFTPAEPETPAAEKQMVIETQPEHLNTPPAELMPVTKKSPRGYVVLTIGLPGSGKTTWYKRRGVTPLSSDLLRTLLFDDITDQRYQGLVFSTLRSLLRARLIAKMPWNYVDATNLSPHERRQWIKMAKSFEYEVQAVFFDVPLAVCMERNSKRERQVTDEVMQRMAERLRPPAFKEGFDKITVVRVKGAAGTEPDTSAALEGDASASPEAAL, from the coding sequence ATGAGACGACGTCCCCGACGTGGACCGAATGAATCGGAGTCCACTGGAAAGATTGGGCAGGAGCTTCCTGCAAATCAACTGGCACCACTGAGGCCGACGTATCCGGAGGCAGCCCCCACACGGGAGTCCGCCCCCGAACCCGAAACCCCGGCAGCACCGGAAACCGCAGCGGCACCCGCGCCACCGGCAGCCTTCACGCCAGCCGAACCCGAAACACCCGCTGCCGAAAAGCAGATGGTCATCGAGACTCAACCGGAGCATCTGAATACGCCCCCGGCAGAGCTCATGCCCGTTACCAAGAAGTCGCCGCGAGGCTATGTTGTACTCACCATTGGGCTTCCGGGATCCGGTAAGACGACCTGGTACAAGCGGCGCGGCGTCACCCCGCTCTCGAGCGACCTGCTCCGCACGCTGCTCTTCGACGACATTACCGACCAGCGCTATCAAGGCTTGGTGTTCTCGACGCTGCGCTCGCTGTTGCGCGCGCGTCTGATCGCCAAGATGCCGTGGAACTACGTGGATGCGACGAACCTTTCGCCCCACGAGCGGCGTCAATGGATCAAGATGGCGAAAAGCTTCGAGTACGAAGTGCAGGCCGTCTTCTTCGACGTGCCGCTCGCCGTATGTATGGAGCGCAACTCGAAACGCGAGCGTCAGGTTACCGACGAAGTGATGCAGAGGATGGCAGAGCGTCTCCGTCCCCCGGCCTTCAAAGAGGGCTTTGACAAGATTACGGTCGTGCGCGTCAAGGGTGCAGCCGGAACGGAACCAGATACTTCTGCTGCCCTGGAAGGGGACGCTTCCGCCAGCCCCGAGGCGGCACTCTAA
- the gap gene encoding type I glyceraldehyde-3-phosphate dehydrogenase: MAVKVGINGFGRIGRNVFRTALGNPDIEFVAVNDLTTPATLAHLLKYDSILGNLKQEITSGEDFIVVDGKKIKVFAERDPAKLDWASVGAEIVVESTGFFTDATKAKAHLGATVKKVIISAPASNEDLTLVLGVNHDKYDAAKHNVISNASCTTNALAPLVKVIHDTFGIASGIMTTIHSYTNDQVILDTPHKDLRRARAAALSMIPSSTGAAKALRLVIPEMDGKLDGFSMRVPTPNVSVVDLTFTSEKPITAAAINEALKKASESGELKGYLGYTNEELVSSDFRGNPYSSIVDSKLTKVVGTNMGKVISWYDNEWGYSSRVKDLILFLVQKGL; this comes from the coding sequence ATGGCAGTAAAGGTTGGCATCAACGGCTTTGGCCGCATCGGACGCAACGTCTTCCGCACCGCTCTTGGCAATCCTGATATCGAGTTTGTCGCCGTGAATGACCTGACCACCCCGGCCACGCTCGCGCACCTGCTCAAATATGACTCGATCCTCGGCAACCTCAAGCAGGAGATCACCTCCGGCGAGGACTTCATCGTCGTCGATGGCAAAAAGATTAAAGTATTCGCTGAGCGCGACCCGGCCAAGCTGGATTGGGCGTCGGTCGGTGCGGAGATTGTCGTCGAGTCGACGGGCTTCTTTACGGACGCCACCAAGGCGAAGGCCCACCTCGGCGCCACGGTCAAGAAGGTCATCATCTCCGCACCGGCTTCGAACGAGGACCTGACGCTCGTCCTGGGCGTGAACCACGATAAGTACGACGCGGCAAAGCACAACGTCATCTCCAATGCGAGCTGCACGACAAACGCGCTGGCTCCGCTGGTGAAGGTGATCCATGACACCTTCGGGATCGCTTCGGGCATTATGACGACGATCCACAGCTACACCAACGACCAGGTCATCCTCGATACGCCGCACAAGGATCTGCGCCGCGCCCGTGCCGCTGCCCTCTCCATGATTCCAAGCTCGACCGGCGCTGCCAAGGCCCTGCGGCTCGTAATTCCTGAGATGGACGGCAAGCTGGACGGCTTCTCGATGCGCGTGCCTACACCGAATGTCTCGGTCGTTGACCTGACCTTCACCAGCGAGAAGCCGATCACGGCTGCTGCGATCAACGAGGCGCTCAAGAAGGCTTCCGAGAGCGGAGAGCTGAAGGGCTATCTCGGCTACACAAATGAGGAGCTCGTGTCGAGCGACTTCCGTGGCAATCCTTACTCCTCGATCGTGGATTCGAAGCTGACGAAGGTGGTCGGGACGAACATGGGCAAGGTGATCAGCTGGTACGACAACGAGTGGGGCTATTCGAGCCGCGTGAAGGATTTGATCCTGTTCCTGGTTCAAAAAGGTCTGTAA
- a CDS encoding sugar phosphate isomerase/epimerase family protein, which translates to MSNPILFTRRRALSLLASGTLATLVRPEGWAQTVDLPAGIQLYMVKDDLAKDPAGTLRQLAAIGYREVETAGTGTLSAANFRKLVDAAGLTVPSAHVGFGMGDTGKLLDDAKALGATYAVSSVLPPHSVSTTEGFAPVLKLLNTMSVDDFKRVAELANTVAAQAKAAGLQYAYHNHNFEFRQLDNGQRGYDILLAATDPSLVRFEADCGWMKAAGVDPGTYFSRNPGRFAMIHVKDFKNLTHPVTSLMSEDAPVSTELGTGSIDYGTIVAAARKAGIRHFFLEQEPPFANMPAMKSAAVGYTALHKLLKA; encoded by the coding sequence ATGTCGAATCCGATCCTGTTCACTCGTCGTCGCGCTTTATCGCTCCTTGCCTCTGGCACCTTAGCCACCCTTGTCCGGCCTGAAGGATGGGCGCAGACAGTGGATCTTCCGGCGGGCATCCAGCTGTATATGGTCAAGGATGACTTGGCCAAGGACCCTGCGGGCACCCTCCGTCAGTTGGCCGCAATTGGCTACCGAGAGGTCGAGACGGCTGGGACTGGCACCCTTTCCGCGGCCAACTTCCGGAAGCTTGTTGATGCTGCCGGGCTTACGGTTCCGAGCGCCCATGTTGGCTTCGGCATGGGCGATACTGGCAAATTGCTGGATGACGCCAAGGCTCTGGGCGCCACGTACGCGGTTAGTTCGGTGCTCCCGCCACACTCTGTCTCGACGACGGAAGGCTTCGCTCCTGTGCTGAAGCTGCTCAATACGATGTCTGTCGACGACTTCAAGCGCGTTGCTGAACTGGCGAACACCGTCGCCGCACAGGCAAAGGCGGCCGGGCTTCAGTATGCGTATCACAATCACAACTTTGAATTCCGGCAACTCGACAACGGGCAGCGCGGCTACGACATTCTGCTTGCAGCGACCGATCCGTCGCTGGTGAGGTTCGAGGCTGATTGTGGTTGGATGAAAGCCGCCGGCGTCGATCCCGGCACGTACTTCAGCAGGAATCCCGGTCGCTTCGCTATGATCCACGTCAAGGATTTTAAAAACCTGACCCATCCTGTGACTTCACTGATGAGCGAGGATGCACCTGTCTCGACGGAACTCGGCACGGGCAGCATCGATTACGGCACCATCGTTGCCGCAGCAAGGAAGGCCGGTATCAGGCACTTCTTCCTTGAGCAGGAGCCGCCGTTTGCTAACATGCCTGCAATGAAATCCGCGGCCGTCGGCTACACCGCCCTCCATAAACTACTGAAAGCTTGA
- a CDS encoding DUF6629 family protein, translating to MCFSATANFVGSGVLGAIGVATLVRVKHRRELLFASLPLLFAIHQFIEGFVWLGLDGTLSQTVAHNAGAAFMLYAQGLLPFLIPLSVVLFEPTLLRRRAMLPFAILGSALALYMLWGLTAYPLQVYAQEHSIVYVNAATNQTWIAVLYVIATCGSLFFSKIKEMVIFGAANLTILITVIAVKRYAFTSIWCAYAAIASLIICFYLLRSGTHRPFHYAKTV from the coding sequence ATGTGCTTTTCAGCGACGGCGAACTTTGTTGGCAGCGGTGTGCTCGGTGCCATTGGGGTTGCGACGCTGGTCCGCGTCAAGCATCGTCGCGAGCTACTCTTCGCCTCATTGCCGCTCCTCTTCGCTATCCACCAGTTCATCGAGGGATTCGTCTGGCTTGGCCTTGACGGGACCCTGTCGCAAACCGTCGCGCACAACGCCGGTGCTGCCTTCATGCTTTACGCCCAGGGACTTCTCCCGTTCCTCATCCCGCTCAGCGTCGTCTTGTTTGAGCCGACACTCCTGCGCCGCCGCGCCATGCTGCCCTTCGCCATCCTCGGCTCGGCGCTTGCGCTGTACATGCTTTGGGGTCTTACGGCGTATCCGCTGCAGGTCTACGCGCAGGAGCACAGCATCGTCTACGTGAACGCCGCGACCAACCAGACGTGGATCGCCGTGCTTTACGTCATCGCCACCTGCGGCTCGCTTTTTTTCTCGAAGATCAAGGAGATGGTCATCTTCGGAGCGGCGAATCTGACGATCCTAATCACCGTGATAGCAGTCAAGCGATACGCCTTCACGTCAATCTGGTGCGCCTACGCGGCGATCGCAAGTCTCATCATCTGCTTCTATCTCCTGCGTAGTGGAACGCACAGGCCGTTCCACTACGCGAAGACAGTCTGA